In Sporichthyaceae bacterium, a genomic segment contains:
- a CDS encoding urease subunit alpha produces the protein MSSLDRPRYAALYGPTVGDRIRLADSNLLIEITEDRSGGARAGDEAVFGGGKVIRESMGQACATRAEGTPDTVITGAVVLDHWGVIKADVGIRDGRIVALGKAGNPDVMNGVHPDLVIGPSTEIIAGNGRILTAGAIDCHVHLICPQLIDEALAGGTTTLIGGGTGPAEGTKATTVTPGAWHLARMFEAMDTFPVNFLLLGKGNTVRPEALWEQLRAGAGGFKLHEDWGTTPAAIDACLRVADASGVQVAIHTDTLNEAGFVEDTLAAIAGRGIHAYHTEGAGGGHAPDIIRVAGSPNVLPSSTNPTRPHTVNTLDEHLDMLMVCHHLNPTVPEDLAFASSRIRPTTMAAEDVLHDLGAISMIGSDSQAMGRIGEVVTRTWQTAHVMKARRGRLPGDDGADNVRARRYVAKYTICPAITHGLEAEIGSVEAGKLADLVLWDPAFFAVRPLLVLKGGAVAWAQMGDANASIPTPQPVLGRPMFGYLGAVPARTSLAFTSPAAIEAGLAERLGIARQLVPVADTRSRTKADLPGNDALPHIEVDPDTFTVRVDGEIIEPAPAAELPMAQRYFLF, from the coding sequence ATGAGCTCTCTGGACCGCCCGCGCTACGCCGCCCTGTACGGGCCCACTGTCGGCGACCGGATCCGCCTGGCGGACTCGAACCTGCTGATCGAGATCACCGAGGACCGCTCCGGTGGCGCCCGGGCCGGCGACGAGGCCGTGTTCGGCGGCGGCAAGGTGATCCGCGAGTCGATGGGCCAGGCCTGCGCGACCCGGGCCGAGGGGACCCCGGACACCGTGATCACCGGCGCCGTCGTGCTCGACCACTGGGGTGTCATCAAGGCCGACGTCGGCATCCGCGACGGACGCATCGTCGCCCTGGGCAAGGCCGGCAACCCGGACGTGATGAACGGAGTTCATCCGGACCTGGTGATCGGCCCGTCCACCGAGATCATCGCCGGCAACGGCCGGATCCTGACCGCCGGGGCGATCGACTGCCACGTCCACCTGATCTGCCCGCAGTTGATCGACGAGGCGCTGGCCGGCGGGACGACCACCTTGATCGGTGGCGGCACCGGTCCGGCGGAGGGCACCAAGGCGACGACGGTCACTCCGGGCGCCTGGCACCTGGCACGCATGTTCGAGGCGATGGACACCTTCCCGGTCAACTTTCTCCTGCTGGGAAAGGGGAACACGGTCCGTCCCGAGGCACTGTGGGAGCAACTGCGAGCCGGTGCCGGAGGGTTCAAGCTGCACGAGGACTGGGGCACCACCCCGGCGGCCATAGACGCCTGTCTGCGGGTGGCCGATGCGAGCGGTGTCCAGGTCGCCATCCACACCGACACTCTCAACGAGGCCGGTTTCGTCGAGGACACCCTGGCTGCGATCGCCGGCCGGGGCATCCACGCGTACCACACGGAGGGCGCCGGCGGCGGCCACGCCCCGGACATCATCCGCGTCGCGGGCAGCCCCAACGTGCTGCCCTCCTCGACCAACCCGACCCGCCCGCACACCGTGAACACCCTCGACGAGCACCTCGACATGTTGATGGTCTGCCACCACCTCAACCCGACTGTGCCCGAGGACCTCGCCTTCGCCTCCAGCCGCATCCGGCCCACCACAATGGCTGCGGAGGACGTGCTGCACGACCTCGGCGCGATCTCGATGATCGGGTCTGACAGTCAAGCGATGGGCCGCATCGGCGAGGTGGTCACCCGCACCTGGCAGACCGCGCACGTGATGAAGGCCCGCCGTGGCCGACTGCCCGGCGACGACGGCGCCGACAATGTGCGCGCACGGCGCTACGTCGCCAAATACACCATCTGCCCGGCGATCACCCACGGGCTGGAGGCCGAGATCGGTTCGGTCGAGGCCGGGAAGCTGGCCGACCTGGTGCTGTGGGATCCGGCGTTCTTCGCCGTGCGCCCCCTGCTCGTCCTCAAGGGCGGGGCGGTCGCCTGGGCGCAGATGGGCGACGCGAACGCCTCGATCCCCACCCCGCAGCCCGTCCTGGGCCGGCCGATGTTCGGCTACCTCGGGGCGGTGCCGGCCCGGACCAGCTTGGCGTTCACCTCTCCGGCGGCGATCGAGGCCGGGCTGGCGGAACGGCTCGGGATCGCTCGGCAGCTGGTACCCGTGGCCGACACCCGGTCGCGGACGAAGGCCGACCTCCCCGGGAACGACGCACTGCCACACATCGAAGTGGACCCGGACACCTTCACGGTTCGGGTGGACGGCGAGATCATCGAACCCGCTCCGGCAGCCGAACTGCCGATGGCCCAACGCTACTTCCTCTTTTGA
- a CDS encoding urease subunit beta, with product MIPGEVVHGPGPVELNPGRDRITVTVENTGDRPVQVGSHFHFAEANAALRFDRDVAWGWRLDVPAGTAVRFEPGVSREVSLTPISGRRVVPGLRGLAAGALDPGPGA from the coding sequence ATGATCCCCGGCGAGGTGGTTCACGGCCCGGGCCCGGTGGAGCTCAACCCAGGCCGAGATCGGATCACGGTGACGGTGGAGAACACCGGGGATCGACCGGTCCAGGTGGGCTCGCACTTCCATTTCGCCGAGGCCAACGCCGCGCTGCGGTTCGACCGCGACGTCGCCTGGGGGTGGCGGCTCGACGTCCCCGCCGGCACGGCGGTCCGGTTCGAGCCGGGGGTCTCCCGGGAGGTCTCGTTGACCCCCATCAGCGGTCGTCGGGTGGTGCCGGGACTGCGCGGGCTCGCTGCCGGTGCCCTGGACCCGGGCCCGGGCGCATGA